Proteins encoded within one genomic window of Myxococcaceae bacterium JPH2:
- a CDS encoding AMP-binding protein translates to MHETSRTLIALLQQRALDSRIQDRLFTFLEPDSGDEEVLGARGLEERARRIAVALQARGVEGQRVLLLYPPGLEYIAGFFGCLLAGAVAVPAYPPDPSRLERTLPRLRAIIQDAEATVVLTTSGILSLTDFVFEQAPDFRALQWLATDTLPAGGEASWREPACGPESLAFLQYTSGSTGTPKGVMLGHANLLHNLRLIAGAFEVGPESRGVIWLPPYHDMGLIGGILQPLFAGFPVTLMSPMDFLQRPLRWLRAISERRATVSGGPNFAFELCARRATPEDLEGLDLSSWDVAFCGAEPIRAATLERFTQVFGPRGFRPEAFLPCYGLAEGTLIVTGERKGRGARVHPVQEPALAQGRVVACEPEAPGARTLIGCGATLETQRLRVVDPESRVPRAPGEVGEIWVSGPSIAQGYWRKPSETEALFHARLAVSHPEEAEAHYLRTGDLGVLTEDGQLLVTGRRKDLIILRGRNVYPQDVELVVERAHPRVRPGGVAAFSVETSGGEALAVVAEVARELVESSNAQALASVGHAVREAIARALEIQPQVVALLAPGSIPKTSSGKLQRFACRDGLAHGTLNVVWRDEGPSPAPVRAEAPASRPPDEVERLLLEELRAVLGARATTLDVSAPLTRMGLDSLGAAELQGRIETRLGKRIPAAAMLDDLSVERLARRLAAEQETAALPPLQPRAVRTADAPTSFAQRRLWVLQQLDPASTASHIPLALRFHGALDVAVLERAWTEVVRRHEALRTTFEVRAGEPWQRIHSPAPQSFSVVDVPSASPESRQAALDAQAARDGQHPMDLSTGPLWRGTLLRFADDAHVLVLSLHHLVADGWSVGLLARELAALYAAFVSGQSSPLAEPVLQYADLSGWQREHLTARAMATELGWWRRALAEAPPMVLLPTDRPRPSRLSFQGARRSRRVPAALMARLHALGRSEGATPFMCVVSALATVLHRWSQQADFVLGTAVSGRDVPGIRSLVGDCTNFVPLRIQVPVEGSMTALLARVKESTIGALAHGHCPFDHVLAAAQPGSSRRELYNIAFVLDDYDIPRALSLGDGLSLDVALLDNHTAELDLTFEAAHGPEGLWVGCKYATELFDAET, encoded by the coding sequence ATGCACGAGACTTCGAGGACGCTCATCGCGCTGTTGCAGCAGCGCGCATTGGACTCACGAATTCAGGATCGGCTGTTCACGTTCCTGGAGCCCGACTCAGGCGACGAAGAAGTCCTGGGCGCGCGCGGGCTGGAGGAGCGAGCGCGGCGCATCGCCGTCGCGCTCCAGGCGAGGGGGGTCGAGGGGCAGCGGGTGCTGCTGCTCTATCCGCCGGGTCTCGAGTACATCGCGGGCTTCTTCGGGTGCCTGTTGGCCGGGGCCGTCGCGGTGCCCGCGTATCCACCGGACCCGTCGCGGCTGGAGCGCACCCTTCCCCGCTTGCGCGCCATCATTCAGGACGCCGAGGCGACGGTGGTGCTCACCACCTCCGGCATCCTGTCGCTCACGGACTTCGTGTTCGAGCAGGCGCCGGACTTCCGTGCGCTGCAATGGCTGGCCACGGACACGCTGCCCGCCGGCGGTGAGGCTTCGTGGCGTGAGCCCGCGTGCGGGCCCGAATCCCTGGCGTTCCTCCAGTACACCTCGGGCTCCACGGGCACCCCCAAGGGGGTGATGCTCGGCCACGCGAACCTGCTGCACAACCTGCGGCTGATCGCCGGAGCGTTCGAGGTCGGCCCCGAGAGCCGCGGCGTCATCTGGCTGCCGCCGTACCATGACATGGGGCTCATCGGCGGCATCCTCCAGCCGCTCTTCGCGGGCTTCCCCGTCACGCTCATGTCGCCCATGGACTTCCTCCAGCGCCCGCTGCGCTGGTTGCGAGCCATCTCGGAGCGGCGTGCCACGGTCAGCGGCGGCCCCAACTTCGCCTTCGAGCTGTGTGCACGCCGCGCGACACCCGAGGACCTGGAGGGCTTGGACCTCAGCAGTTGGGATGTGGCGTTCTGTGGCGCGGAGCCCATCCGCGCCGCGACGCTGGAGCGCTTCACCCAGGTGTTCGGCCCGCGAGGCTTCAGGCCGGAGGCGTTCCTTCCCTGCTACGGCCTCGCCGAGGGGACGCTCATCGTCACGGGCGAGCGCAAGGGGCGCGGGGCGCGCGTCCACCCCGTGCAGGAACCCGCGCTGGCACAAGGTCGTGTCGTCGCATGCGAGCCCGAGGCACCGGGCGCGCGCACCCTCATCGGCTGCGGTGCCACGCTGGAGACGCAGCGCCTGCGCGTGGTGGATCCCGAGTCTCGCGTGCCTCGCGCACCGGGCGAGGTCGGGGAGATCTGGGTCTCGGGACCGAGCATCGCCCAAGGCTATTGGCGCAAGCCCTCGGAGACCGAGGCGCTGTTCCACGCACGCCTGGCCGTGAGCCATCCCGAGGAGGCCGAGGCGCACTACCTGCGCACGGGCGACCTCGGAGTGCTGACCGAGGATGGCCAGCTCCTCGTCACGGGGCGACGCAAGGACTTGATCATCCTGCGCGGCCGCAACGTGTATCCGCAGGACGTCGAGCTCGTGGTCGAGCGCGCGCATCCTCGCGTGCGCCCCGGGGGCGTGGCGGCCTTCTCCGTGGAGACCTCGGGAGGCGAGGCGCTCGCGGTGGTGGCCGAAGTGGCGCGCGAGCTGGTGGAGTCCTCCAATGCCCAGGCACTGGCGTCCGTGGGCCACGCGGTGCGCGAAGCCATCGCTCGCGCCTTGGAGATCCAGCCCCAGGTGGTCGCACTGCTCGCGCCTGGGAGCATTCCCAAGACCTCGAGCGGGAAGCTGCAGCGGTTCGCCTGCCGCGATGGACTGGCCCACGGCACCCTGAACGTGGTGTGGCGCGATGAAGGCCCGTCACCCGCTCCGGTGCGCGCCGAGGCACCGGCGTCTCGGCCACCGGACGAGGTGGAGCGACTCCTCCTGGAGGAGCTGCGCGCGGTCCTGGGCGCGAGGGCCACGACGCTCGACGTGAGCGCGCCCCTCACGCGGATGGGACTGGACTCGCTGGGCGCGGCCGAACTCCAGGGCCGCATCGAGACGCGACTCGGCAAGCGCATCCCCGCCGCGGCGATGCTGGATGACCTGAGTGTGGAGCGCCTCGCGCGACGACTCGCGGCAGAACAGGAGACCGCGGCGCTGCCACCGCTTCAGCCGCGCGCGGTTCGGACCGCTGACGCCCCGACGTCTTTCGCGCAGCGACGGCTGTGGGTGTTGCAGCAGTTGGACCCGGCCTCCACGGCCTCACACATCCCGCTGGCCCTCCGCTTCCACGGGGCCTTGGACGTGGCGGTGCTCGAGCGGGCGTGGACGGAGGTCGTGCGCCGGCACGAGGCCTTGCGCACCACCTTCGAGGTTCGCGCGGGCGAGCCTTGGCAGCGCATTCATTCACCCGCGCCCCAGTCCTTCTCGGTCGTGGATGTCCCGAGCGCATCGCCCGAGTCGCGCCAGGCGGCCCTGGATGCCCAGGCCGCGCGAGACGGCCAGCACCCCATGGACCTGTCCACGGGGCCGTTGTGGCGCGGCACGTTGCTGCGGTTCGCGGACGACGCGCACGTGCTCGTGCTGTCGCTGCATCACCTGGTGGCGGACGGCTGGTCGGTGGGACTGCTCGCGCGTGAGCTGGCCGCGCTCTATGCCGCCTTCGTCTCGGGGCAGTCATCACCGCTCGCGGAGCCTGTTCTTCAGTACGCGGACCTCTCGGGGTGGCAGCGCGAGCACCTCACGGCTCGCGCGATGGCGACCGAGCTTGGGTGGTGGCGACGCGCGCTCGCCGAAGCGCCTCCGATGGTGCTCCTCCCCACGGATCGCCCGCGCCCGTCTCGGCTTTCATTCCAAGGGGCTCGACGGTCGCGGCGAGTGCCCGCGGCGCTCATGGCCCGACTTCACGCGCTCGGGCGCAGCGAAGGGGCCACACCCTTCATGTGCGTGGTGTCGGCCCTGGCCACCGTGCTGCATCGCTGGAGTCAGCAGGCCGACTTCGTGCTCGGGACCGCGGTCTCGGGGCGCGATGTCCCTGGCATCCGTTCCCTGGTGGGCGACTGCACCAACTTCGTCCCCTTGCGCATCCAGGTGCCGGTCGAAGGGTCGATGACGGCGCTGTTGGCTCGGGTGAAAGAGAGCACCATTGGTGCGCTCGCGCATGGGCACTGCCCGTTCGACCATGTGCTCGCGGCGGCGCAGCCGGGCTC
- a CDS encoding TIGR02266 family protein: protein MTESNQGAVGLVVKLPFATPEEFLAKYGGNITRGGIYLRAKAVKPPGTPVTLDLRLASGERIVYASAVVHFVTGQQGQGIPGMGLRFVQLDPQTRRFLESAAASLPHAQSDTPPLPNGVGPADHTVPPSPAPPPLSAAPVASPAARAPAAPSPAAGPTPGDVVIMTAAALELNTEEPKRTGPVIGIDLGTTNSCAAFVRNTKPAVLHSREGHNTVPSILALNARGKLVVGHPAKGQMLTNPRQTVYGAKRLVGRPYESPIVQHIKDRFHYEIAPGDGGEAAVRLGDRIYSLQQISALILREVREVAQNQLGQPISRAVITVPAYYNDNQRQAVREAGKLAGLVVERILNEPTAAALAYGYGRKLNQRVLVYDLGGGTFDASVLELADTVYEVISTGGDTFLGGIDFDNAIVEYLLNEFRKTTGRTFQGDRVALQRINDAAERAKCALSERSEMRVHVAFVTMIDDKPYDLDVTLTRQKLTELTEKLVDRTLQVCDEVLRAKNLGPKDIDEVILVGGQSRFPLVHEKITRFFGRPPSKGVHPDEAVALGAALLAHSLGQLEGVVLIDVLPMAIGVGLPGGRFKPVLERNVSLPATKSYTVATHRDEQTELELSVFQGDSDRAAANEYLGTLKLSGLPRRPRGAVQVTITFEVSNESLLKVTAREGTTGREVSSTFTTRDTPEAARARVSRLEAEVTPAASSPPRANSRPPPAAAAPRNPSSPPTKASPPEPPPVVPPKRSLMGWLRGLFGRA from the coding sequence TTGACGGAATCGAATCAGGGGGCGGTCGGGCTGGTGGTGAAGCTGCCCTTCGCGACACCCGAAGAGTTCCTTGCGAAGTACGGAGGCAACATCACCCGAGGCGGCATCTATTTGCGCGCCAAGGCGGTGAAGCCTCCCGGGACGCCCGTCACCCTGGACCTCCGCCTGGCGAGCGGTGAGCGCATTGTCTACGCCTCGGCCGTGGTGCACTTCGTCACGGGGCAGCAAGGCCAGGGCATTCCGGGCATGGGGCTGCGCTTCGTGCAGCTCGATCCGCAGACCCGGCGCTTCCTGGAGTCGGCCGCCGCCAGCCTTCCGCATGCCCAATCCGACACACCTCCGTTACCCAACGGTGTCGGGCCTGCGGACCACACCGTCCCACCCTCCCCTGCTCCCCCTCCGCTGAGCGCGGCCCCCGTCGCGAGCCCTGCTGCCCGAGCGCCGGCCGCACCCTCGCCCGCCGCGGGCCCGACCCCGGGCGACGTGGTCATCATGACGGCGGCGGCGCTGGAGCTGAACACCGAGGAGCCCAAGCGCACGGGCCCTGTCATCGGCATCGACCTGGGCACGACGAACTCCTGCGCGGCGTTCGTGCGCAACACCAAGCCCGCGGTGCTGCACAGCCGCGAGGGCCACAACACGGTGCCCTCCATCCTCGCGCTCAATGCGCGCGGCAAGCTGGTGGTGGGTCATCCGGCCAAGGGGCAGATGCTCACCAACCCGCGCCAGACCGTCTATGGCGCGAAGCGGCTGGTGGGACGCCCGTACGAATCGCCCATCGTTCAACACATCAAGGACCGCTTTCACTACGAGATCGCCCCGGGCGACGGAGGCGAGGCCGCGGTGCGCCTGGGCGATCGCATCTATTCGCTCCAGCAGATCTCCGCGCTCATCCTGCGCGAGGTGCGCGAGGTGGCGCAGAACCAGCTCGGCCAGCCCATCTCTCGCGCGGTCATCACCGTCCCGGCCTACTACAACGACAACCAGCGGCAGGCGGTGCGCGAGGCCGGGAAGCTGGCGGGCCTCGTGGTGGAGCGCATCCTCAACGAGCCCACCGCGGCGGCGCTCGCGTATGGCTATGGGCGCAAGCTCAACCAGCGCGTGCTCGTCTATGACCTGGGCGGCGGCACCTTCGACGCGTCCGTGCTGGAGCTGGCGGACACCGTCTACGAGGTCATCTCCACCGGCGGCGACACATTCCTGGGCGGCATCGACTTCGACAACGCGATTGTCGAGTACCTGCTGAACGAGTTCCGGAAGACCACCGGCCGCACATTCCAGGGCGATCGCGTGGCGCTGCAGCGCATCAACGACGCGGCGGAGCGCGCCAAGTGCGCGCTGTCCGAGCGCTCGGAGATGCGCGTGCACGTGGCCTTCGTGACGATGATTGACGACAAGCCCTACGACTTGGACGTCACGCTCACGCGGCAGAAGCTGACCGAGCTGACGGAGAAGCTCGTCGACCGCACGCTCCAGGTCTGCGACGAGGTCCTCCGCGCAAAGAACCTGGGCCCCAAGGACATCGACGAGGTCATCCTCGTGGGAGGCCAGAGCCGCTTCCCGCTCGTGCACGAGAAGATCACCCGCTTCTTTGGCCGGCCGCCCAGCAAGGGCGTCCACCCCGATGAAGCCGTGGCGCTGGGCGCGGCGTTGCTCGCGCACAGCCTGGGACAGCTCGAAGGCGTCGTGCTCATCGACGTGCTCCCCATGGCCATTGGCGTGGGCCTGCCGGGTGGCCGGTTCAAGCCCGTGCTGGAGCGCAACGTGTCGCTGCCAGCCACCAAGAGCTACACGGTGGCCACGCACCGCGATGAACAGACGGAGCTGGAGCTGTCCGTGTTCCAGGGCGACTCGGATCGCGCGGCGGCCAATGAGTACCTGGGCACGCTGAAGCTCTCGGGTCTGCCTCGGCGGCCTCGCGGCGCCGTGCAGGTCACCATCACCTTCGAGGTGAGCAACGAGTCGCTGCTCAAGGTGACGGCCCGCGAGGGCACCACGGGCCGCGAGGTCTCCAGCACGTTCACCACGCGCGACACGCCCGAGGCCGCGCGCGCCCGCGTCTCACGCCTGGAAGCGGAGGTCACTCCGGCCGCATCGTCGCCGCCTCGCGCGAACAGCCGCCCGCCTCCGGCCGCTGCCGCGCCACGCAATCCGTCGTCTCCACCCACGAAGGCCAGCCCACCCGAGCCTCCGCCTGTCGTGCCTCCCAAGAGAAGTTTGATGGGATGGTTGAGGGGGCTGTTCGGTCGCGCGTGA